A window of the Isosphaera pallida ATCC 43644 genome harbors these coding sequences:
- a CDS encoding diphosphate--fructose-6-phosphate 1-phosphotransferase yields the protein MAARNVVVAQSGGPTCVINNTLRGIIEACFADPATFGAVYAGRFGIEGVLKEELIDLSASSAEEIALLRTTPAAGAVGTCRYKLKPNQEEDFERVVEVLKAHDVGYFFYIGGNDSQDTAYKVSQRAREVGLDLVAVGVPKTIDNDLGDDQFTLIDHSPGYGSAARYFANYILQANEENAGSRTADPVLVIQAMGRKIGFIPAAARLADPERRLPLQIYMAESKLTLEQLGQNVLNQLERDGRCLVVVSEGFDVGEFGVTRDAFGHIQFSASQTTVAQVVVNYLNTLKFPVTGKARGQVPGTDQRNAMAYASGVDLDEAYEVGRHAVHLARTEGTGYMATLLRRRDTRAYQVIYDKVPLDKVAAFDRSFPERWLAPNRIDVTDEFLAYAEPLIGGDWVSVPQVKGRARFARITPALVTPKLPAYVPQTHRLKPE from the coding sequence ATGGCCGCGCGCAATGTGGTGGTGGCCCAGTCGGGCGGGCCGACCTGTGTGATTAACAACACCCTGCGGGGCATCATCGAAGCCTGTTTCGCCGATCCCGCCACCTTTGGCGCGGTGTACGCCGGACGGTTTGGCATCGAGGGCGTTCTTAAGGAAGAACTGATCGACCTGTCCGCCTCCTCCGCCGAGGAGATCGCCCTATTGCGGACTACGCCGGCCGCCGGTGCCGTGGGCACCTGCCGCTACAAGCTCAAGCCGAACCAGGAGGAGGATTTCGAGCGGGTCGTGGAGGTGCTCAAAGCCCATGACGTGGGCTATTTTTTCTACATCGGCGGCAACGACTCGCAGGACACTGCCTACAAGGTCAGTCAACGCGCTCGCGAGGTCGGGCTGGACCTGGTGGCCGTCGGTGTTCCCAAAACGATCGACAACGACCTTGGGGACGATCAGTTCACCCTGATCGACCACTCTCCCGGCTACGGCTCGGCGGCCCGTTACTTCGCCAACTACATCTTGCAGGCTAATGAGGAAAACGCCGGCAGCCGGACCGCTGACCCCGTTCTGGTGATTCAGGCGATGGGCCGCAAGATCGGCTTCATCCCCGCGGCCGCTCGTCTGGCCGACCCCGAACGCCGCCTCCCGCTCCAAATCTACATGGCCGAATCTAAGCTCACCCTGGAGCAACTCGGCCAAAACGTCCTCAACCAACTCGAACGCGACGGCCGTTGCCTGGTCGTCGTCAGCGAAGGGTTCGACGTGGGCGAGTTCGGCGTGACCCGCGACGCTTTCGGCCACATCCAGTTCTCCGCTAGTCAAACCACCGTCGCTCAGGTTGTGGTCAACTACCTCAACACCCTGAAATTCCCCGTCACCGGCAAAGCGCGGGGACAGGTTCCCGGCACCGACCAACGCAACGCCATGGCCTACGCCAGCGGCGTCGATCTCGACGAAGCTTACGAGGTCGGTCGTCACGCCGTTCATCTTGCCCGCACCGAGGGGACCGGCTACATGGCGACCCTGCTGCGCCGGCGAGACACTCGTGCCTACCAAGTGATCTACGACAAGGTGCCGCTCGACAAGGTGGCTGCCTTCGACCGCTCCTTCCCCGAGCGCTGGCTGGCCCCCAACCGCATCGACGTGACCGACGAATTCCTCGCCTACGCCGAACCGCTTATTGGCGGCGATTGGGTCTCGGTGCCCCAAGTCAAGGGCCGCGCCCGCTTCGCCCGGATCACCCCCGCGTTGGTCACGCCCAAGCTGCCCGCCTACGTCCCGCAAACCCATCGCCTCAAGCCCGAATAA
- a CDS encoding Hpt domain-containing protein, which produces MDPSIPPTLDPDTVAMLRSMSGGDASMLRDLLALFQTESDPLITELTQAVDHNEVEMVRKLAHALKGSAANLGALELNQVCARLEGMARAGTLEPDAPQLASQLAAAYERAKEALRREIEKG; this is translated from the coding sequence ATGGACCCGTCGATCCCGCCGACGCTTGATCCCGACACGGTGGCAATGCTCCGTTCGATGTCCGGTGGCGACGCCTCGATGCTCCGCGACCTGTTGGCGCTGTTTCAGACCGAGAGCGACCCACTGATCACCGAACTGACCCAGGCGGTTGACCACAACGAGGTTGAAATGGTCCGCAAGCTGGCTCACGCCCTCAAAGGAAGCGCGGCCAACCTCGGAGCTCTCGAACTCAACCAAGTCTGCGCCCGTTTGGAGGGAATGGCCCGCGCCGGAACGCTCGAACCAGACGCGCCTCAACTCGCCTCTCAACTCGCCGCCGCCTATGAACGCGCCAAAGAGGCCCTGCGTCGGGAAATCGAAAAGGGATGA